The following are encoded in a window of Bos indicus isolate NIAB-ARS_2022 breed Sahiwal x Tharparkar chromosome 7, NIAB-ARS_B.indTharparkar_mat_pri_1.0, whole genome shotgun sequence genomic DNA:
- the CDX1 gene encoding homeobox protein CDX-1 has protein sequence MYVGYVLDKDSPVYPGPARPASLSLGPQAYGPPPPPPGPPQYPDFTGYSHVEPGPVPPAAWSAPFSAPKDEWAAAYGPGPTAPTASPAPLAFGPPPDFGAVPTPPGPGPGLLAQPLGGPGTPSSPGAQRRTPYEWMRRSVAAGGGGGSGKTRTKDKYRVVYTDHQRLELEKEFHYSRYITIRRKSELAANLGLTERQVKIWFQNRRAKERKVNKKKQQQQPPQPPPPAHDITSTPAGPPLGGLCPSSASLLGASSPVPVKEEYLP, from the exons ATGTACGTGGGCTATGTTCTGGACAAGGATTCCCCCGTGTACCCCGGCCCCGCCAGGCCCGCTAGTCTCAGCCTGGGCCCACAAGCCTACGgccctccgcccccgccccctggACCCCCGCAGTACCCAGATTTCACCGGCTACTCTCACGTGGAGCCGGGccccgtgccccctgcagccTGGAGTGCGCCCTTCTCTGCGCCCAAGGACGAATGGGCTGCCGCCTACGGCCCGGGCCCCACGGCTCCCACCGCCAGCCCGGCCCCGCTGGCATTCGGGCCCCCTCCGGACTTTGGCGCGGTGCCCACGCCCCCGGGGCCTGGCCCGGGTCTCCTGGCGCAGCCCCTCGGCGGCCCAGGCACTCCTTCCTCACCCGGAGCGCAAAGGCGGACACCCTACGAGTGGATGCGGCGCAGTGTGGCGGCTGGAGGCGGCGGTGGCAGCG GTAAGACTCGGACCAAGGACAAATACCGGGTGGTCTATACCGACCACCAGCGCCTGGAGCTGGAGAAGGAGTTCCACTACAGCCGTTACATCACCATCCGGCGGAAATCAGAGCTGGCCGCCAACCTGGGGCTCACTGAACGGCAG GTGAAGATCTGGTTCCAAAACCGGCGGGCCAAGGAGCGCAAAGTGAAtaagaagaagcagcagcagcagcctccacaGCCACCCCCACCAGCCCATGACATCACCTCCACCCCAGCAGGGCCACCCCTGGGGGGCCTGTGCCCCAGCTCTGCTAGCCTCCTGGGTGCCTCCTCCCCAGTGCCTGTCAAGGAGGAATATCTGCCATAG